In Thermus thermamylovorans, the genomic stretch CTTCCCCCAGAGCCTGGGAAACCCTGGCCCGGGTTCCCGAGGCCCCTAGGAGCAGGAGGGCCCTTCCCGGCCCGGCTCCCCGGAGGGCCAGCCAGGCCTCCAGGAGGGCGAGGCCCCGGCTCTGCCCGGCCAGGGCCAGGTTCACCGCCGTCTCCTCGGGGGTGCTCAAGCGCACCAGGCTGAGGGGCACCTCCTCCTGGGCCATGCGCCGCACCGCCTCGAGGCCTTCCCCAAACTCCCGGAAAAACACCGCCGCGAAGGCCTCCGCCTTGGGCAAGGGGCGGATGCGCACCGTTGCCTCGGTGAGGACGCCGAGCCGACCTTCGGAGCCCAAGGCCGCCTGCTTGAGGTCGGGTCCGGCGGCGGAGGCGGGAAAGGAGGGAAGGAGGAGGGTTCCGGCCGGGGCCTCCAGCCGCCCGCCGGCGAAGAGGTCCTCGATCCTCCCGTACCGCAGGGACTCCTGCCCTACGGAGCGGGTGGCCACCCACCCCCCCAGGGTGGAGTAGGGGAAGGACTGGGGGAAGTGGCCCAAGGTGAAGCCCCAGGCCCGCAGCTGGGCCTCCAGGTCCGGCCCCTGAACCCCCGCCTCAAAGGTGGCGAGAAGGCTTTTTTCGTCCAGCCGCAGGAGCCGGTTCATCCGACGGAGGTCCAAGGAGAGCACGGGGGCTTCTCCGGGGAGAACCGATACCTGGCCCGCCACGCTGGTCCCCCCGCCATAGGGGATAACCCGGGCCCCAACCTCTCGGGCGTACGCCAAAAGCGCCCGCACCTCCTCGTTGGTGGTGGGGAAGGCCACCCCATCGGGGAAGGCCGGGATCTGGCCGCTCCGGAGGAAGATCCAGTCGGGTAAGCTCTGCCC encodes the following:
- a CDS encoding FAD-binding oxidoreductase, whose product is MRRWNGWGEEGVVFPLSEKARVLLQEQLGPGTLPREATLEEVLSRVPPSRLPPHPLVSPDPEERLRHARGQSLPDWIFLRSGQIPAFPDGVAFPTTNEEVRALLAYAREVGARVIPYGGGTSVAGQVSVLPGEAPVLSLDLRRMNRLLRLDEKSLLATFEAGVQGPDLEAQLRAWGFTLGHFPQSFPYSTLGGWVATRSVGQESLRYGRIEDLFAGGRLEAPAGTLLLPSFPASAAGPDLKQAALGSEGRLGVLTEATVRIRPLPKAEAFAAVFFREFGEGLEAVRRMAQEEVPLSLVRLSTPEETAVNLALAGQSRGLALLEAWLALRGAGPGRALLLLGASGTRARVSQALGEALGIARAHGGVYAGQAPGRFWAHHRFRQPYLRNTLWEMGYAVDTLETAGTWNQVPRLLLAVEAVLREALGEEGERVYAFSHLSRVYPTGANLYTTYLFRLHRDPGTNLARWRKLKAAASQAIVAHGGTISHQHGVGTDHLPYLEAEKGPWGLEALRALCRALDPWGLMNPGKLV